A single region of the Anopheles funestus chromosome X, idAnoFuneDA-416_04, whole genome shotgun sequence genome encodes:
- the LOC125771825 gene encoding clusterin-associated protein 1 → MAFKDVRDLAEQLKLLGYPNNIPISVLNTPYGGPESFKAYSDILQWLINRLEPNLVLSGGTRTEQERIQFVRSATEFLVTKSSIKINPRKLYASSVAAAKELLKVTTLLISSPKVTGHEEELIKSHVEIDLSDKIDDLKKVRGLSSELTNRGAALYDLLKKELINREIRNVQSTRSLELVTTEKIIKNAIASLQSKLSNSKAVLESLKADNTNLASKISRKASELERSRQRLQALQKVRPAYLEEFEKLELELKGLYEQYIVRIRCVDALRSQLISKNRTPTPTSPVARITDSSMTILPEGLIESEDENEEDDDFDERDDVKLKTDRRMLRSELLNRDRGSTRFRSRIDGASPSGKDRSKMIGSIEDELGPLDSSMSSEESESELEMGGNRLIDGSLRTDDDEDESLAKMPRESSTINRGAKVDLSDEDF, encoded by the exons ATGGCGTTCAAGGATGTTCGAG ATCTTGCTGAACAATTGAAGCTGCTAGGCTATCCAAACAACATACCCATCTCTGTCCTCAACACACCATACGGCGGTCCGGAAAGCTTCAAAGCCTACTCGGATATTCTGCAATGGCTCATCAATCGGTTGGAACCGAATTTGGTGCTGAGCGGCGGAACCCGTACCGAGCAGGAGCGGATCCAGTTCGTCAGGTCGGCAACCGAGTTTTTGGTTACAAAATCGAGCATCAAAATCAATCCACGCAAATTGTACGCCAGCTCGGTGGCTGCCGCCAAGGAGCTGCTAAAGGTAACAACGTTACTGATCTCCTCGCCCAAAGTAACGGGCCATGAGGAAGAACTGATCAAATCGCATGTGGAAATAGATCTGTCGGATAAAATCGATGACCTCAAGAAGGTTCGTGGTCTTTCGTCGGAGCTTACCAACAGAGGTGCCGCCCTGTACGACTTGCTGAAAAAGGAACTGATCAATCGGGAGATACGCAACGTGCAGTCCACCCGTTCACTGGAGCTGGTAACAACGGAGAAGATAATCAAAAATGCAATCGCGTCACTTCAATCCAAGCTTTCCAACTCGAAGGCTGTGCTGGAAAGTTTAAAGGCGGATAACACTAATCTAGCGTCCAAGATTTCACGCAAAGCCTCCGAGCTGGAACGTTCCCGACAGCGGCTGCAAGCACTGCAGAAAGTACGTCCGGCTTATTTGGAAGAGTTTGAAAAGCTGGAACTCGAGCTGAAGGGTCTCTATGAGCAGTACATCGTACGTATAAGATGTGTAGATGCGCTACGATCGCAGCTGATCAGTAAAAACCGGACGCCGACACCGACGTCCCCGGTGGCTAGAATTACCGACAGTAGCATGACGATACTGCCGGAAGGGTTGATAGAGTCGGAGGACGAGAATGAGGAGGACGATGATTTTGACGAGCGTGATGATGTGAAGCTGAAGACGGATCGCCGTATGTTGCGCAGTGAGCTGCTGAATCGAGATCGGGGTTCCACCAGATTTAGATCACGCATCGACGGTGCTTCACCGAGCGGTAAAGATCGGTCGAAAATGATTGGAAGTATTGAGGATGAGCTCGGTCCATTGGACAGCTCGATGAGCTCGGAAGAGTCGGAAAGTGAACTCGAAATGGGAGGCAATCGAT TAATCGATGGAAGTTTGcgaactgatgatgatgaagatgaaagtCTCGCCAAAATGCCGAGAGAAAGTTCCACCATTAACCGAGGAGCAAAAGTGGATCTAAGCGATGAGGATTTCTAG
- the LOC125771830 gene encoding protein phosphatase 1H — protein sequence MFNRIKNKVLTAVALDQPALPSGPGHQAYGGGTSSGSGRGNSHKEYDAGGKRLPKKFQYARPPFLQLLTYDELKASADHNVRPIIVPRDISLLPWNTGYAECVNSGKSKWNEDQAAFHRQVLSHPSKQYHDLPYTYFGIYDGHAGYGAALAAANQFHYILHEKLVDIIDLLMPRVESENGFAMPLHATLPHPSLFHKQVSKDELIVGALEAAFADMDAVLAEDRDKYRNAGGCTALVALFILGKLFVANAGDSRGVLCKRVKRRKVPPQRAECNGGVTCNAASEQEAGAGEEDEFEVVAEPCSFDHTPDTERPRLLTVGKHNPALLGGEYIAMEYAKKPTTKDLGARILYRQGAMKGWTYKTLTATDLKIPLITGVGKRSRLLGTIGVTRGFGDHDLKALGSNLPIKPFLSAHPDVVCFDLCQVRHEPADDNSDGEYGLLVMATDGLWDVSESQQVANTVFGTLKRFPAERHRYTMVAQELVARSRGRANESGHWRLSDSRAAATVDDISVIVIPVYQYYQEYREWTQTVAARNQMRSTNASVVASVAEAELAAEPRNATNEMSSSSESEPPEEGQEAENNLNTINLQPAGGKNVPMGLADALPAK from the coding sequence ATGTTTAATCGTATCAAGAACAAAGTGCTCACGGCAGTGGCACTTGACCAACCGGCGCTACCGTCCGGTCCCGGTCATCAGGCGTACGGTGGTGGAACCAGCTCTGGGAGTGGTCGTGGCAATAGCCACAAGGAGTACGATGCGGGTGGTAAACGTTTGCCGAAAAAGTTTCAGTACGCACGGCCCCCGTTTCTGCAGCTGCTGACGTACGATGAGCTGAAGGCGAGTGCGGATCACAATGTGCGGCCGATTATAGTGCCGCGGGACATTTCACTGCTGCCGTGGAACACGGGTTACGCGGAGTGTGTTAATTCGGGTAAATCGAAATGGAACGAAGACCAGGCGGCATTTCACCGGCAGGTTCTATCGCACCCGTCCAAGCAGTATCACGATCTGCCGTACACGTACTTTGGCATTTACGATGGGCATGCCGGGTACGGTGCTGCACTCGCTGCTGCGAACCAGTTTCACTACATACTGCACGAGAAGCTGGTGGACATAATCGATCTGCTGATGCCGCGCGTCGAGAGTGAGAATGGGTTTGCGATGCCGCTGCACGCGACACTGCCCCATCCGAGCCTGTTCCACAAGCAGGTGTCGAAGGATGAGCTGATAGTCGGTGCGTTGGAGGCGGCCTTTGCCGATATGGATGCGGTACTGGCGGAAGATCGGGACAAGTATCGGAATGCGGGCGGATGTACCGCACTGGTTGCGCTGTTCATCCTCGGCAAGCTATTTGTGGCGAATGCGGGCGATTCACGGGGTGTGCTCTGTAAGCGGGTAAAACGCCGAAAGGTACCACCACAGCGGGCAGAATGTAACGGTGGGGTAACGTGTAACGCGGCTAGCGAGCAGGAAGCAGGTGCAGGGGAGGAGGATGAGTTCGAGGTGGTCGCTGAACCGTGCTCGTTCGATCACACACCGGACACGGAGCGGCCCCGATTGCTGACGGTCGGCAAACACAACCCAGCCCTGCTCGGTGGCGAGTACATTGCGATGGAGTACGCAAAAAAACCGACGACGAAAGATCTGGGGGCGCGAATTTTATACCGACAGGGTGCAATGAAGGGCTGGACGTACAAGACGCTTACCGCAACCGATCTGAAGATACCGCTGATAACGGGCGTCGGCAAACGGAGCCGACTGCTCGGTACGATCGGTGTAACGCGCGGCTTTGGCGATCACGATCTGAAGGCGCTCGGCAGTAATTTGCcgatcaaaccattccttagCGCACACCCGGACGTGGTGTGTTTCGATCTGTGCCAGGTACGACATGAACCGGCCGACGATAACAGTGACGGTGAGTACGGGCTGCTGGTAATGGCAACCGACGGGCTGTGGGATGTAAGCGAATCACAGCAGGTAGCGAACACCGTGTTCGGTACGTTGAAACGATTCCCGGCCGAACGGCACCGGTACACGATGGTCGCCCAGGAGCTGGTCGCTCGATCCCGTGGCCGTGCGAACGAATCCGGCCATTGGCGGTTGTCGGATTCGCGTGCCGCCGCAACGGTGGACGATATCTCCGTGATCGTAATACCGGTGTACCAATACTACCAAGAGTATCGCGAATGGACGCAAACGGTTGCGGCACGGAATCAGATGCGAAGCACCAATGCGAGCGTGGTTGCGTCCGTTGCGGAGGCGGAACTTGCGGCGGAACCGCGTAACGCCACCAACGAAATGAGCTCATCGTCCGAATCGGAACCGCCCGAGGAAGGGCAGGAGGCGGAAAACAATCTCAACACGATCAATCTACAGCCGGCGGGTGGGAAAAACGTACCGATGGGACTTGCCGATGCGCTTCCCGCAAAGTAG
- the LOC125771812 gene encoding uncharacterized protein LOC125771812 — translation MEQLEREIRKEIDEMNTSVSLVDRLEAGDTMDDDRRDELLSSTRAVFENVNPNNVKNSLTDSQISIISKHDGYPDSGHFYSTPLSGGKDLVGGVVGDGTEQTFKTAETSSPNGTNQTGADKAMNGGGMVPNKSPPDVTGRTGRTGSKLDKKTKCRQSQRDQKVPTLSQQDVTTKNPQPNASLANLLYSPGCGVPKRKRLPSTVILGLIQLLLSVTLAALGGLVIARNASLAMAGTGLWCGAIAGIAGSLGLMNVKMAKTGFLAVNLICVASSTLGLALTGIGAVRDANLAQQDELIWGAVTAGTGLLVTLAVHFLISVFSVYYSALKLCSRPTQKLQMIDNVMHSNSQAFMTQQKVEDYINSLHVEPGVKDMMYQTMLKRSYGSMYGEKHRGDNYSTGTSQRVMLVPAGAGNGLPPMMPMYPPVQTSPGNSPMMYPPNLMPPGVPQYQPYPESALMEAQISRANRKRSTMRMNNERNSAEMERPRRKSDSDLEKTFTYTGLDRDIADSYLAKEEEKLTGSIVSNSGMHVTPPHTYHHDLMLIDHRTHFERYNDIHM, via the exons ATGGAGCAGCTAGAGCGAGAGATCCGCAAAGAGATAGACGAGATGAACACGAGCGTGTCGTTGGTGGATCGGCTCGAGGCAGGCGACACAATGGATGACGACCGGCGTGACGAGCTGCTGTCGTCTACGCGGGCCGTCTTCGAGAACGTGAATCCAAACAATGTGAAAAACAGTCTCACCGATTCACAGATATCGATTATCTCCAAGCATGATGGGTATCCGGATTCGGGCCACTTTTACAGCACACCATTAAGCGGTGGCAAGGACTTGGTcggtggtgttgttggtgatgGTACCGAGCAGACATTCAAGACAGCGGAAACATCTTCTCCGAACGGAACGAATCAAACCGGGGCTGACAAGGCCATGAATGGGGGTGGAATGGTACCCAACAAGTCACCTCCAGATGTGACGGGACGTACCGGACGCACCGGTAGCAAACTGGACAAGAAGACCAAATGCCGACAGAGCCAGCGGGACCAAAAAGTGCCGACACTCTCACAGCAGGACGTAACTACCAAAAATCCACAACCGAATGCTTCGCTGGCAAATCTACTCTATTCACCGGGGTGTGGCGTACCGAAGCGCAAACGACTCCCGTCGACGGTTATTCTTGGTCTGATACAGCTGCTGCTGAGCGTAACGCTGGCCGCACTCGGTGGACTCGTCATCGCCCGGAACGCATCGCTAGCAATGGCCGGTACTGGGTTGTGGTGCGGTGCGATTGCAGGTATTGCCGGATCACTCGGTTTGATGAACGTGAAGATGGCGAAAACTGGCTTTCTGGCGGTGAATCTTATCTGCGTCGCGTCCAGCACGCTTGGGCTCGCACTCACCGGTATCGGTGCGGTACGGGACGCTAACCTAGCCCAACAGGATGAG CTTATCTGGGGTGCTGTCACAGCCGGAACCGGGCTGCTGGTAACGCTAGCGGTACACTTCCTAATCAGCGTCTTCTCCGTGTACTATTCAGCGCTCAAACTCTGCTCAAG ACCAACACAAAAGCTACAGATGATCGATAATGTAATGCACAGCAACTCGCAAGCGTTTATGACGCAGCAGAAGGTGGAGGACTACATCAACTCGCTGCACGTGGAACCGGGCGTTAAGGATATGATGTACCAGACAATGCTCAAACGAAGCTACGGTTCGATGTACGGTGAAAAGCATCGTGGAGACAATTACAGTACCGGCACCTCACAGCGCGTAATGCTGGTTCCGGCGGGAGCGGGAAATGGG CTCCCACCGATGATGCCGATGTACCCACCGGTACAGACATCGCCCGGTAATTCACCAATGATGTACCCACCGAATCTGATGCCGCCCGGTGTACCGCAATACCAACCGTACCCGGAAAGCGCACTGATGGAAGCACAAATTAGTCGGGCAAACCGGAAACGTTCGACGATGCGGATGAACAACGAACGCAACAGTGCTGAAATGGAACGACCGCGGCGAAAGTCCGACTCCGATCTGGAGAAAACGTTTACGTACACCGGACTGGACCGGGACATTGCGGACAGCTATCTGGCAAAGGAGGAAGAGAAGCTAACCGGCAGCATCGTCAGCAACAGTGGGATGCATGTAACGCCTCCCCACACTTATCATCACGATCTGATGCTGATCGACCATCGTACGCATTTCGAGCGATACAACGACATCCACATGTGA